A part of Puntigrus tetrazona isolate hp1 chromosome 21, ASM1883169v1, whole genome shotgun sequence genomic DNA contains:
- the zgc:64106 gene encoding retinol dehydrogenase 11, with translation MNWEWSDIYSHPLWMVSTAILALVVRAQRKAAWNPRACPVKLHGKTAIVTGANTGIGKFIALDFARRGARVILACRNEDRGTAALREIRESTGNQNVHLRLLDTSLLDSVREFAARILEEEKELHILVNNAGASGLPSKITADGLEITFATNHVGPFLLTSLLLDLLKKSAPARIVNVSSVNHWKGEVNFEHFRGGNLNHVMDATYNHTKLHNVIWTNELARRLQGTGVTANSLHPGVVMTDVMRNYNFIIRFLFNLVGFFFFKTAEEGSFGPLYCAVSEEAEGISGKYFDSDCSLVLPAPPARDAALGVKEYDFCERLTAKL, from the exons ATGAACTGGGAGTGGAGTGACATTTATTCCCATCCGTTATGGATGGTTTCAACGGCGATCCTGGCATTGGTTGTGCGCGCGCAACGGAAAGCAGCGTGGAACCCTCGCGCCTGTCCCGTGAAGTTACACGGAAAAACCGCGATCGTCACTGGAGCTAACACGG GTATTGGGAAGTTCATTGCCCTGGACTTTGCTCGTCGTGGGGCGCGAGTGATCCTGGCATGCCGGAACGAGGATCGCGGGACCGCAGCGCTGAGAGAAATCAGAGAAAGCACTGGGAACCAGAACGTGCACCTGCGTCTGCTCGACACCTCGTTGCTCGACTCCGTCCGGGAGTTTGCAGCGCGCATTTTGGAGGAAGAGAAGGAATTGCATATCCTGGTCAATAACGCAGGGGCCTCAG GCCTGCCCAGTAAGATCACAGCGGATGGGTTGGAAATCACTTTTGCAACTAATCACGTTGGCCCATTTCTGCTCACCAGTTTGCTTTTAG ACCTTTTGAAGAAATCGGCTCCAGCTCGCATCGTAAATGTTTCGTCCGTGAATCACTGGAAGGGGGAGGTCAACTTTGAACATTTCCGCGGTGGCAATCTAAATCACGTGATGGATGCTACTTATAACCACACCAAGCTGCACAACGTTATCTGGACAAACGAGTTGGCACGCAGGCTTCAGGGCACAG gcgTGACGGCAAACTCTCTGCATCCAGGTGTAGTTATGACCGACGTAATGAGAAACTACAACTTCATTATCCGATTCCTCTTCAACTTGGTCggctttttcttcttcaaa ACTGCTGAAGAAGGTTCTTTCGGTCCACTATACTGTGCGGTGTCCGAGGAAGCAGAGGGAATAAGTGGAAAATACTTTGACAGTGACTGTTCTCTGGTCTTACCGGCACCTCCCGCTAGAGATGCTGCCCTTGGAGTGAAGGAATATGACTTTTGTGAGAGACTGACCGCGAAACTTTAA
- the mlnl gene encoding motilin-like → MRRAVTGCLMLVCVVALLADQAEGHIAFFSPKEMRELREKEGRKDADPRAEGVLIEETSLDEDGGESAGQPVEIGLKLTAKKGHIGSAFGKMLQSIVEEPETAK, encoded by the exons ATGCGCAGAGCAGTTACAGGATGTCTGATGCTGGTGTGTGTTGTTGCTCTTCTGGCCGATCAGGCAGAGGGACACATCGCCTTCTTCAGCCCTAAAGAGATGAGAGAGCTCAGG GAGAAGGAGGGAAGGAAGGATGCTGATCCGAGAGCGGAGGGGGTTTTGATTGAAGAGACGTCTCTGGATGAAGATGGAGGAGAGTCAGCG GGCCAGCCTGTGGAAATAGGGCTGAAGCTGACTGCTAAAAAGGGCCACATCGGATCTGCATTCGGTAAGATGCTGCAGAGCATCGTAGAAGAGCCAGAGACCG CGAAATAA